From the Alkalibacter rhizosphaerae genome, one window contains:
- a CDS encoding NAD(P)/FAD-dependent oxidoreductase yields MSRYTYTVRDVKIHVDEHPEELGGYLPGLFRLEEEDLVDWTIVSKSVDARKKNSEGVYLVYSFQVTLKRPWAKKKMKGFRVERSDPKEGVLPSLASIPGEHPPLIIGFGPAGIFAAMVLAKAGLKPVVLERGKPMEHRVADVDDFWNRGDLREESNVHFGEGGAGTFSDGKLTTRVNSPYNQQILQWFYEHGAPEEILYLNKPHIGTDRLREVIRGLRERICSLGGKVLFESKVEEMVLQEDGSWIVTIQNGSTLLGSDVILATGHSATDVYRMLDRKNIIMEPKAFAIGLRIEHPARQINESQYGIYHDRSILGAASYQLTYRDQSGRGVYTFCMCPGGLVVASSSEKETVVVNGMSYHARNGSNSNSAVVVTIHPEDYGNTTAGALSYLHKWEHQAFLEGGGGYAAPVQTVGDFLKGRPSKASGKVKPTYEPGVTWGDLDRCLPTYVTDPIRHALLDFDRKIQGFADNHAVLTGVETRTSAPVRILRNPETLEAIGKRNLYPCGEGAGYAGGIMSAAVDGLKVGSKIAEKYR; encoded by the coding sequence ATGAGTCGTTATACATATACCGTGCGAGACGTTAAGATCCACGTAGACGAGCATCCGGAAGAACTGGGCGGTTACCTGCCCGGTCTTTTCCGTTTGGAGGAAGAAGATCTGGTGGACTGGACCATTGTATCCAAATCCGTGGATGCCAGAAAAAAGAATTCCGAAGGTGTTTATTTGGTATACAGTTTTCAAGTGACCTTGAAAAGACCCTGGGCTAAGAAAAAAATGAAGGGGTTTCGGGTGGAAAGATCCGATCCCAAGGAAGGGGTCCTGCCTTCCTTGGCGTCCATACCAGGGGAACATCCACCCCTGATCATCGGTTTCGGACCTGCCGGAATTTTTGCCGCAATGGTATTGGCCAAAGCCGGACTAAAACCAGTGGTGTTGGAGCGGGGAAAACCCATGGAACACCGGGTCGCCGATGTGGATGACTTTTGGAACCGGGGAGATCTCCGCGAAGAAAGCAACGTTCATTTTGGCGAAGGCGGTGCCGGGACGTTTTCCGACGGGAAGCTCACCACCCGTGTCAACAGCCCGTACAACCAGCAGATCCTTCAGTGGTTTTACGAACACGGAGCACCGGAAGAGATCTTGTATCTAAACAAGCCCCATATCGGGACGGACCGGCTTCGGGAAGTGATCCGTGGATTGCGGGAACGCATCTGCTCCCTGGGGGGAAAAGTGCTTTTTGAATCGAAAGTGGAAGAAATGGTTCTCCAGGAGGACGGATCCTGGATCGTCACCATCCAGAACGGATCGACTCTACTTGGAAGCGATGTGATTCTGGCAACGGGACACAGCGCCACCGATGTATACCGCATGTTGGATCGAAAGAACATCATCATGGAACCGAAAGCCTTTGCCATCGGGCTTAGGATCGAGCATCCGGCCAGGCAGATCAATGAAAGCCAATACGGCATCTATCATGACCGAAGCATTCTTGGGGCGGCATCCTACCAGCTGACCTACCGGGATCAAAGCGGACGGGGCGTATACACTTTCTGCATGTGTCCCGGGGGGCTGGTGGTTGCCTCCTCTTCCGAAAAGGAGACCGTGGTGGTCAACGGCATGAGTTACCATGCCAGGAATGGAAGCAACTCCAACAGTGCCGTGGTGGTGACCATCCATCCGGAAGATTATGGCAACACTACAGCAGGTGCCCTTTCCTATCTTCACAAATGGGAACATCAGGCTTTTTTAGAGGGGGGTGGAGGCTACGCCGCTCCCGTGCAGACGGTGGGGGACTTCTTGAAAGGACGTCCCAGCAAAGCATCAGGCAAAGTAAAACCCACCTACGAACCGGGAGTGACGTGGGGAGATCTTGATCGATGTCTGCCGACCTACGTCACCGATCCCATACGCCACGCTCTTTTGGATTTTGATCGAAAGATCCAGGGATTTGCCGACAACCATGCGGTTTTGACCGGCGTAGAGACCCGAACGTCGGCACCGGTGCGGATCCTTCGAAATCCGGAGACCCTGGAAGCCATCGGCAAAAGGAATCTCTATCCCTGCGGGGAGGGAGCCGGTTATGCCGGAGGGATCATGAGTGCAGCGGTGGATGGGTTGAAAGTCGGATCAAAAATCGCGGAGAAATACCGATGA
- a CDS encoding branched-chain amino acid aminotransferase: MEIRITKNDAPKQKPDENNLGFGNYFTDHMFVMDYDLEKGWHDPRIEPYGPLSLDPSAMVFHYGQETFEGLKAYRNDQGNIQLFRVMDNLNRLNQSNERMCIPTLDVEAMFQGIKELILLDGDWVPSQPGTSLYVRPFVIATDPFLGVRPASTYKFLVILSPVGAYYKGGLNPTRIYVEEYYVRAVAGGTGFAKTGGNYAASLKAQVEANEKGYNQVLWLDGKEHKYIEEVGTSNAFFKIDGKVYTAPLEGSILSGITRNSTITLLKDWGLEVVEEKMTIQQLAEHHKAGRLEEAFATGTAAVISPIGVLGWQGEDLVINDNQIGEVSQKLYDTMTAIQYGKVEDEFGWVIQL; this comes from the coding sequence ATGGAAATTCGAATCACGAAGAACGACGCTCCGAAGCAAAAACCGGATGAAAACAATCTGGGGTTTGGCAATTACTTTACGGACCACATGTTTGTCATGGATTATGACTTGGAAAAAGGATGGCACGATCCAAGGATCGAACCCTATGGTCCATTGTCTTTGGATCCATCAGCCATGGTTTTTCACTACGGCCAGGAAACTTTTGAGGGGTTGAAAGCCTATAGAAACGACCAGGGGAACATTCAATTGTTCCGCGTCATGGACAATTTGAATCGGCTCAATCAATCCAATGAACGGATGTGCATACCGACCCTGGATGTAGAAGCCATGTTCCAGGGCATCAAGGAATTGATCCTGTTGGACGGAGACTGGGTCCCTTCCCAACCGGGAACTTCCTTGTACGTGCGTCCCTTTGTGATCGCTACGGATCCTTTCCTGGGGGTTCGACCAGCCTCCACTTACAAATTTCTCGTCATTCTGTCACCCGTTGGCGCCTATTACAAGGGTGGTCTCAATCCGACCCGGATCTATGTGGAAGAGTATTATGTTCGGGCTGTTGCCGGAGGGACCGGTTTTGCAAAGACCGGAGGGAACTATGCAGCCAGTCTGAAAGCCCAGGTGGAAGCCAATGAAAAAGGGTACAACCAGGTGTTGTGGCTGGACGGAAAAGAACACAAGTACATCGAAGAAGTTGGCACCAGCAATGCCTTTTTCAAGATCGACGGGAAAGTCTACACAGCACCTCTGGAGGGGAGCATCCTGTCCGGGATCACCAGAAATTCCACCATCACCTTGTTGAAAGACTGGGGTTTGGAAGTGGTGGAAGAGAAGATGACCATCCAGCAGCTGGCAGAGCATCACAAGGCAGGTCGGTTGGAAGAAGCATTTGCAACCGGTACTGCTGCCGTCATCTCCCCCATCGGAGTACTGGGATGGCAGGGTGAAGACTTAGTGATCAACGACAACCAGATCGGCGAGGTCTCTCAAAAACTTTACGATACCATGACAGCCATCCAATATGGAAAAGTGGAAGACGAATTCGGCTGGGTGATACAACTGTAA
- the ptsP gene encoding phosphoenolpyruvate--protein phosphotransferase: MKNGIGASPGIAIAKAFVLKHEEIIIQTEPAESTAAEMERLDKALVQSKEQLGKIYEKAAQELGEEEARIFTAHLMVLDDPEFVGQIREVIEGQSLAADNATKQVTDMFVGIFDAMEDEYMKERAADIRDVGGRLIRNILGIKDPDLSTIQDEVIIIAYDLTPSDTALMNKEKVLGFATDIGGRTSHTAIMARSLEIPAVLGLKDITTGAKDGDLVIVDGNSGEVLVDPDEETRKAYEKKQEEYLAFVEELAQLKELPAKTLDGTEVELVGNIGTPKDVEGILRNGGTGVGLYRTEFLYMDSDKMPDEEKQYKAYKEVLESMGEHPVIIRTLDIGGDKKLPYLKLEDEMNPFLGLRAVRLCFVEEELFKTQLRAILRAGVYGNAHIMFPMISNVQEVRQAKAILEECKEELKKEGISFDENIKVGIMVEIPSAAVTADIIAKEVDFFSIGTNDLCQYALAVDRMNETVSYLYQPLSPAILRLVKMVIEASHQGKAAKFTGMCGELAGDPRAALILLGLGLDEFSMSGSSIPQIKKIIRSVSMEQAKEIAEKALTLDTEEAVVAMVEEELKNLDITLM, from the coding sequence ATGAAAAACGGTATTGGAGCATCACCGGGGATCGCTATCGCAAAAGCATTTGTTCTCAAACACGAGGAAATCATCATACAGACGGAACCAGCGGAAAGTACAGCAGCGGAGATGGAAAGATTGGATAAAGCATTGGTCCAGTCGAAAGAACAACTTGGGAAAATATATGAAAAGGCGGCCCAGGAGCTGGGAGAAGAGGAAGCCAGGATCTTTACGGCTCATTTGATGGTCTTGGACGATCCGGAGTTTGTGGGTCAGATCCGGGAAGTCATTGAAGGACAATCTCTTGCCGCCGACAACGCCACCAAGCAGGTGACCGACATGTTCGTGGGCATCTTCGACGCCATGGAAGATGAATACATGAAGGAAAGAGCCGCCGACATTCGGGATGTAGGGGGACGACTGATCCGCAACATCCTTGGGATCAAGGATCCGGATCTGAGCACGATCCAGGACGAAGTGATCATCATTGCTTACGACTTGACGCCGTCGGATACGGCATTGATGAACAAGGAAAAGGTCCTTGGTTTTGCTACGGACATTGGTGGACGAACATCCCATACGGCCATCATGGCAAGAAGTCTGGAGATCCCGGCAGTTTTGGGTCTGAAGGACATCACGACAGGGGCCAAGGATGGGGATCTGGTCATCGTGGATGGCAACAGTGGAGAGGTGCTGGTCGATCCGGATGAAGAAACCCGAAAAGCCTATGAGAAAAAACAGGAAGAGTATCTGGCCTTTGTGGAAGAGCTGGCCCAGCTGAAAGAACTGCCGGCTAAGACCCTGGACGGTACGGAAGTGGAACTGGTGGGAAACATCGGCACACCCAAGGACGTAGAAGGCATCCTGCGAAACGGCGGAACTGGAGTAGGCTTGTATCGAACCGAGTTTTTGTACATGGACAGCGATAAAATGCCCGATGAGGAAAAACAATACAAAGCCTACAAGGAAGTGTTGGAAAGCATGGGGGAACACCCGGTGATCATCCGAACTCTGGACATCGGTGGAGATAAAAAGCTCCCCTATTTGAAACTGGAAGATGAAATGAATCCATTTTTGGGCTTGCGGGCCGTTCGGTTGTGCTTCGTGGAAGAGGAACTCTTCAAGACTCAACTGCGGGCCATACTCCGAGCAGGTGTCTACGGCAATGCCCACATCATGTTTCCCATGATCTCCAACGTCCAGGAGGTGCGCCAGGCCAAGGCGATCCTGGAGGAGTGCAAGGAAGAGCTGAAAAAAGAAGGAATTTCTTTTGACGAAAATATAAAAGTTGGTATAATGGTAGAGATTCCATCTGCAGCAGTTACGGCGGACATCATCGCAAAAGAAGTTGATTTTTTCAGCATAGGAACCAACGATCTGTGCCAGTATGCCCTGGCAGTGGATCGGATGAACGAAACCGTAAGTTATCTGTACCAGCCTTTGTCTCCCGCGATCCTTCGGTTGGTCAAAATGGTCATCGAGGCTTCCCACCAAGGGAAAGCAGCCAAGTTTACCGGAATGTGTGGGGAACTGGCAGGAGATCCAAGAGCGGCATTGATCTTGCTGGGATTGGGGTTGGATGAATTCAGCATGAGCGGATCATCCATTCCGCAGATCAAAAAGATCATCCGCAGCGTGAGCATGGAACAGGCAAAAGAAATTGCAGAAAAAGCGCTGACGCTGGATACGGAAGAAGCAGTCGTAGCCATGGTGGAAGAGGAATTGAAAAATCTTGATATTACATTGATGTAG
- a CDS encoding HPr family phosphocarrier protein yields MFSKEITIMNATGLHARPASMFVQEAGKYKSDIHVVKDGKKINAKSIMGIMAGGIAKGTQVVIEAEGEDEETAVEALVALIESKFGEE; encoded by the coding sequence ATGTTTAGTAAGGAAATCACCATTATGAACGCAACAGGGTTGCATGCCAGACCGGCTTCCATGTTTGTACAGGAAGCAGGCAAGTACAAATCAGACATCCACGTTGTAAAGGACGGGAAAAAGATCAATGCAAAGAGCATCATGGGGATCATGGCCGGCGGGATCGCCAAAGGCACCCAAGTCGTCATCGAAGCGGAAGGCGAAGATGAAGAAACAGCGGTAGAGGCATTGGTTGCCTTGATCGAAAGCAAATTCGGCGAAGAATAA
- a CDS encoding YtxH domain-containing protein: MSKSTNFLSGVLIGTVIGGLAGILLAPESGKDTVKKLKDLGEDFADNVKDFSSEALEQGKEYKGNFEKKVGDLSEKVGEKISVYKDSIDEKLAEVRGSIEEAMDELEDEVDVVKEEVEEKIDAGTEV, encoded by the coding sequence ATGTCAAAAAGCACCAATTTTCTTAGTGGGGTTTTAATAGGTACGGTGATCGGAGGTTTGGCCGGAATTTTGCTGGCTCCGGAGTCTGGTAAGGACACAGTGAAGAAGTTGAAAGACCTGGGTGAAGACTTTGCCGACAACGTAAAGGATTTCAGTTCGGAAGCCTTGGAACAAGGAAAAGAGTATAAAGGAAATTTTGAGAAAAAAGTTGGGGATCTGTCGGAAAAAGTAGGCGAAAAAATATCCGTTTACAAAGACAGCATCGATGAGAAACTGGCGGAAGTTCGCGGATCCATTGAAGAAGCAATGGATGAACTGGAAGACGAAGTAGATGTAGTAAAAGAAGAAGTAGAAGAGAAAATAGACGCCGGCACAGAGGTGTAA
- a CDS encoding DUF948 domain-containing protein — protein sequence MFQNANLWEAGILLIGVAFVIGAIYLAMVLKKLSKTLEDANAIIVDNRKAIELIMNEVETITRNSSMVVEDVQETVGSLKKSVVDVEKTVKTSKNYVLSPILKSVTYAQAAMRVFGRKSKKKK from the coding sequence ATGTTTCAAAATGCAAATCTGTGGGAAGCGGGCATTCTGTTGATCGGAGTGGCGTTTGTCATTGGAGCGATCTATCTGGCAATGGTACTCAAGAAGTTATCGAAGACCCTGGAGGATGCCAATGCCATCATCGTAGACAATCGAAAAGCCATTGAATTGATCATGAATGAAGTGGAGACCATAACGAGAAATTCCTCCATGGTCGTGGAAGATGTGCAGGAGACAGTGGGCTCTTTGAAAAAGTCCGTTGTAGACGTGGAAAAAACGGTAAAAACATCAAAAAACTATGTCCTGTCTCCGATCCTGAAATCGGTCACATACGCCCAAGCCGCCATGAGAG